One stretch of Macaca nemestrina isolate mMacNem1 chromosome 17, mMacNem.hap1, whole genome shotgun sequence DNA includes these proteins:
- the LOC105469197 gene encoding UBA-like domain-containing protein 2 yields the protein MSVNMDELRHQVMINQFVLAAGCAADQAKQLLQAAHWQFETALSTFFQETNIPNSHHHHQMMCTPSNTPATPPNFPDALAMFSKLRASEGLQSSNSPMTAAACSPPANFSPFWASSPPSHQAPWIPPSSPTTFHHLHRPQPTWPPGAQQGGTQQKAMAAMDGQR from the exons ATGTCGGTGAACATGGACGAGCTGCGGCACCAGGTCATGATCAACCAGTTCGTGCTGGCCGCGGGCTGCGCGGCCGACCAGGCGAAGCAGCTGCTGCAGGCCGCCCACTGGCAGTTCGAG ACCGCGCTGAGCACGTTCTTCCAAGAAACCAACATTCCCaacagccaccaccaccaccagatG ATGTGCACTCCCAGCAACACCCCTGCCACGCCGCCCAACTTCCCCGACGCGCTGGCCATGTTCTCCAAGCTCCGCGCCTCCGAGGGCCTGCAGAGCAGCAACAGCCCCATGACAGCAGCAGCCTGCTCCCCACCTGCAAACTTCAGCCCCTTCTGGGCCTCGTCCCCGCCCAGCCACCAGGCACCCTGGATcccaccctcctcccccaccaccttCCACCACCTCCACCGCCCACAGCCCACGTGGCCCCCAGGAGCACAGCAGGGGGGCACCCAGCAGAAAGCCATGGCGGCCATGGACGGCCAGAGATGA